The following are from one region of the Klebsiella aerogenes genome:
- a CDS encoding CMD domain-containing protein: MEQRRVYGKNHWYHETQSTNSPVEVLPLVPEAAHVEDRFLLDLTLPDELSHPHEGWLTPARQLAKVFFPTTVTVNRLQTFSAYERLSTALTVAQVYGVQRLCNHYAARLAPLPGPDSSRESNRRLAQITQYARQLASSPSVITGVARSQLDEVGLTSRDIVLINQIIGFVGFQARAIATFQAAVGMPVRWLPGMPQQDDAPAELFADVAGEWLPGVDDADQRYANDDRQARLAVWKNHPGLQPLAPLLASDEPTLTLQHQLLTQLDNSRQPLTALAGLLAARINGSPDCFNAWTARWTGDNELPQALRHDERAVQRWSQRHPPEQVFLQAAQLLTRAPDRFSAAQLTPLTEYGLSRADAIDLLAWCGLCGWLNRLKIALGEVRQAT; the protein is encoded by the coding sequence CTCACGTTGAAGACCGGTTTTTACTTGACCTGACGCTCCCGGACGAACTCAGCCATCCTCACGAAGGCTGGCTTACGCCCGCTCGCCAGTTAGCAAAGGTGTTTTTCCCAACGACCGTCACGGTGAATCGATTACAAACCTTCAGCGCTTACGAACGTCTAAGCACCGCACTAACCGTCGCTCAGGTCTATGGCGTACAGCGCTTGTGTAATCACTATGCCGCCCGCCTGGCGCCGCTGCCCGGCCCTGATTCTTCTCGGGAAAGCAATCGACGGCTGGCGCAAATCACCCAGTATGCCCGCCAGTTGGCAAGTTCACCGTCGGTTATCACCGGAGTAGCCCGCAGCCAGCTTGATGAAGTCGGCCTGACCAGCCGCGATATTGTGTTAATCAACCAAATAATTGGCTTCGTGGGCTTTCAGGCGCGCGCAATCGCCACCTTCCAGGCCGCAGTCGGCATGCCGGTACGCTGGCTCCCTGGCATGCCGCAGCAAGATGACGCGCCCGCGGAACTGTTCGCTGATGTTGCGGGAGAATGGCTTCCCGGCGTGGACGACGCTGACCAACGTTACGCCAATGACGATAGACAAGCCAGGCTCGCCGTATGGAAAAACCATCCTGGCCTGCAGCCATTGGCGCCGCTGCTCGCCAGCGATGAGCCGACGCTGACGCTACAACACCAGCTACTGACTCAGCTTGATAACTCACGCCAACCCCTGACTGCCCTCGCAGGGTTGCTGGCGGCGCGGATAAATGGCAGCCCTGATTGTTTTAACGCCTGGACCGCAAGGTGGACAGGCGATAACGAACTTCCACAGGCGTTGCGCCACGACGAACGCGCCGTTCAGCGCTGGTCGCAGCGCCATCCGCCAGAGCAGGTTTTCCTGCAGGCGGCACAGCTACTCACCCGCGCGCCGGACCGTTTTAGCGCCGCGCAGTTAACTCCCCTCACAGAATATGGGCTTTCCCGCGCTGACGCTATCGATTTGCTGGCGTGGTGCGGGCTGTGCGGCTGGCTTAATCGACTTAAAATTGCTCTCGGCGAGGTACGTCAAGCGACGTAA
- a CDS encoding exoribonuclease II has protein sequence MFQDNPLLAQLKQQLHSQTPRVEGVVKGTEKGFGFLEVDSQKSYFIPPPQMKKVMHGDRIIAVVHTEKERESAEPEELVEPFLTRFVGKVHKKDDRLSIVPDHPLLKDAIPCRAARGVEHDFKQGDWAVAEMRRHPLKGDRGFYAELTQFITFSDDHFVPWWVTLARHNLEKEAPNGVATEMLDEGLPRRDLTALEFVTIDSASTEDMDDALYVENAADGKLHLTVAIADPTAWIAEGSKLDNAAKIRAFTNYLPGFNIPMLPRELSDDLCSLRANEVRPVLACRMTLATDGTIEDDIEFFAATIESKAKLAYDDVSNWLENSGEWQPGNDAIAQQIKLLQDVCLRRSEWRKTHALVFKDRPDYRFVLGDKGEVLDIVAEPRRIANRIVEESMIAANICAARVLRDKLGFGVYNVHTGFDPANTEQLAALLKTHDVHVDPVEVLTLDGFCKLRRELDAQPSGFLDSRIRRFQSFAEISTEPGPHFGLGLEAYATWTSPIRKYGDMINHRLLKAIIKGETIGRPQDDVTVQMAERRRLNRMAERDVADWLYARFLNDKAGTDTRYPAEIIDISRGGMRVRLVDNGAVAFIPAPFLHAVRDELVCSQENGTVQIKGEVVYKVTDVIDVTIAEVRMETRSVIARPAA, from the coding sequence ATGTTTCAGGACAACCCGCTGCTAGCGCAGCTTAAACAGCAATTGCATTCCCAGACTCCGCGCGTTGAAGGGGTCGTGAAGGGGACGGAAAAAGGCTTTGGCTTCCTTGAAGTCGACTCGCAGAAAAGCTACTTCATTCCGCCGCCGCAAATGAAAAAAGTGATGCACGGCGATCGTATTATTGCCGTGGTCCATACGGAAAAAGAACGTGAAAGCGCCGAACCGGAAGAGCTGGTTGAACCTTTCCTGACCCGTTTCGTCGGTAAAGTGCATAAAAAAGACGATCGTCTGTCTATCGTTCCCGATCATCCGCTGCTGAAAGACGCCATTCCTTGCCGCGCCGCGCGCGGTGTTGAGCATGACTTTAAACAGGGTGACTGGGCGGTTGCCGAAATGCGTCGCCATCCGCTGAAAGGCGATCGCGGCTTCTATGCCGAACTGACGCAGTTCATCACCTTCAGCGACGATCATTTCGTGCCGTGGTGGGTCACCCTGGCGCGCCATAATCTGGAAAAAGAAGCACCGAACGGCGTCGCAACCGAGATGCTCGACGAAGGTCTGCCGCGTCGCGACCTGACGGCACTTGAGTTCGTCACCATCGACAGCGCCAGCACCGAAGATATGGACGATGCGCTGTACGTCGAAAACGCCGCCGACGGTAAACTGCACCTCACCGTCGCCATCGCCGATCCCACCGCGTGGATTGCCGAAGGCAGCAAGCTGGATAATGCCGCGAAAATTCGCGCCTTCACCAACTACCTGCCGGGCTTTAACATCCCGATGCTGCCACGCGAACTGTCTGACGACCTGTGCTCGCTGCGCGCTAATGAAGTGCGTCCGGTACTTGCCTGTCGCATGACTCTGGCAACTGACGGCACCATTGAAGATGATATCGAATTCTTCGCCGCCACTATCGAATCTAAAGCCAAACTGGCCTATGACGATGTCTCTAACTGGCTGGAAAACAGCGGTGAATGGCAGCCAGGCAACGACGCTATCGCCCAGCAGATCAAACTGCTTCAGGACGTATGCCTGCGCCGTAGCGAGTGGCGAAAAACCCACGCGCTGGTATTCAAGGACCGCCCGGATTACCGTTTCGTGTTGGGTGACAAAGGCGAAGTGCTGGATATCGTTGCCGAACCACGTCGCATTGCCAACCGCATCGTTGAAGAATCGATGATTGCCGCCAACATCTGTGCGGCGCGCGTGCTGCGCGACAAACTGGGCTTTGGCGTTTATAACGTCCATACCGGGTTCGATCCGGCAAACACCGAACAACTGGCCGCGCTGCTGAAAACCCACGATGTACACGTTGACCCGGTGGAAGTGTTGACGCTCGACGGCTTCTGTAAATTGCGCCGTGAGCTGGATGCCCAACCATCAGGCTTCCTCGACAGCCGTATCCGTCGCTTCCAGTCGTTCGCTGAAATCAGCACCGAGCCAGGCCCGCACTTCGGCCTCGGTCTGGAAGCTTACGCGACCTGGACCTCACCGATCCGTAAATACGGCGATATGATCAACCACCGCCTGCTGAAAGCCATCATCAAAGGCGAAACTATCGGTCGCCCTCAGGATGACGTCACCGTACAGATGGCGGAGCGCCGTCGTCTGAACCGCATGGCGGAACGCGACGTCGCAGACTGGCTGTATGCCCGCTTCCTCAATGATAAAGCCGGTACCGATACTCGCTATCCGGCGGAAATCATTGATATCAGCCGCGGCGGCATGCGCGTACGTCTGGTCGACAACGGCGCTGTCGCCTTTATTCCGGCGCCGTTCCTGCACGCCGTTCGCGACGAACTGGTCTGCAGCCAGGAAAATGGCACCGTGCAGATCAAAGGCGAAGTCGTTTATAAGGTCACTGACGTTATCGATGTCACTATTGCCGAAGTCCGTATGGAAACCCGTAGCGTGATCGCCCGCCCGGCGGCGTAA